In the genome of Andrena cerasifolii isolate SP2316 chromosome 5, iyAndCera1_principal, whole genome shotgun sequence, one region contains:
- the Hrg gene encoding poly(A) polymerase hiiragi isoform X2 — protein sequence MWSSQGNNSNTNSSSNEKNLRTLGMTSAISVAEPKPSDLSRTNELKEALKPYNVFESEEELNHRMEILSKLNTLVKQWIRDTSIARNMPPNVAEQVGGKIYTFGSYRLGVHHKGADIDALCVVPRHIYRSDYFSSFFELLKMQEEVTDLRAVEEAFVPVIKMNFDGIEIDMLFAKLALKEIPDSMDLKDDMLLKNLDQKCVRSLNGCRVTDEILRLVPNIENFRLALRAIKLWAKRHGIYSNVLGYLGGVSWAMLVARTCQLYPNAVAATLIEKFFLVFSQWKWPQPVLLKQPDNVNLGFPVWDPRVNISDRYHLMPIITPAYPQQNSTFNVSVSTRTIMQEAFETGLSTTEEIIMGKATWDKLFDPPNFFGKYKHYIVLLARSLTAEDQLEWCGLVESKIRHLIGTLERNPHITLAHVNPEAFPPLEPEPEGHCSMWFIGLLFAKSENLNVDLTYDIKSFVESIQRQAEQLSMLKEGMWIEAKHVKRKDLHTYVSPSLLKRERKVSYNQNYCHRILRRILMIDYRLLQVSGSVHKNGNIAGNGNTGSVSPRNQGDPASRKRLSDQNPDTCGKKRRVIDGEQQATQGEDGSLVVQSCGEDSNSGFSLDEYKQTLTATKDVRNCTYNEQ from the exons atgtGGTCGTCACAAGGTAACAACTCGAACACGAATTCCTCGTCGAATGAGAAAAATCTGCGTACACTGGGTATGACGTCTGCTATCAGTGTAGCAGAGCCGAAACCCAGCGATCTTAGCAGGACAAACGAGTTGAAGGAAGCATTGAAACCTTATAATGTATTTGAGTCCGAGGAAGAACTGAATCATAGAATGGAAATTTTAAG CAAATTAAACACGCTGGTGAAACAGTGGATACGGGACACAAGTATTGCCAGAAATATGCCACCTAATGTTGCTGAACAAGTCGGcggtaaaatatatactttcggtTCATATAGGTTAGGGGTACATCACAAAGGCGCTGATATAGATGCCCTATGTGTTGTACCACGTCATATCTATAGGTCGGATTATTTTTCATCGTTCTTTGAATTACTCAAAATGCAAGAAGAAGTTACAGACTTGAGG GCAGTGGAGGAAGCATTTGTACCagttataaaaatgaattttgatgGCATCGAAATCGATATGCTATTTGCGAAACTAGCTCTTAAAGAAATTCCCGATTCAATG GATCTTAAGGATGACATGCTTCTGAAAAATCTCGATCAGAAATGCGTGAGAAGCCTTAATGGTTGCAGAGTAACAGACGAAATACTGCGCTTAGTAcctaatatagaaaattttaggTTGGCACTTAGAGCTATCAAATTATGGGCAAAGC GTCACGGCATATATAGCAATGTGCTGGGTTACTTAGGCGGCGTATCTTGGGCAATGTTGGTCGCGAGAACGTGTCAACTTTATCCAAATGCTGTTGCAGCAACactaatagaaaaatttttcctTGTATTTTCTCAGTGGAAATGGCCACAGCCAGTCCTCCTAAAGCAGCCCGATAACGTTAATCTCGGTTTTCCCGTTTGGGATCCAAGA GTAAATATATCAGACAGATATCATTTGATGCCAATAATCACGCCAGCGTATCCTCAAcaaaattcaacattcaatgtatcagtttcaacaaGAACCATTATGCAGGAAGCATTTGAAACTGGACTGTCGACAACGGAAGAGATCATCATGGGAAAAGCAACGTGGGACAAGTTGTTCGACCCACCGAACTTCTTTGGCAAATACAAGCATTACATTGTATTACTGGCCAGGAGTTTAACAGCGGAAGATCAGCTGGAATGGTGTGGCCTTGTTGAGTCGAAAATACGACACTTGATAG GTACACTGGAAAGGAATCCCCACATTACACTGGCGCACGTGAACCCGGAGGCTTTCCCACCGTTAGAACCAGAGCCGGAGGGGCACTGCTCCATGTGGTTCATCGGCTTGCTATTCGCCAAAAGCGAAAACTTGAATGTCGATCTGACGTACGATATAAAGTCCTTCGTGGAATCAA TTCAAAGGCAAGCCGAACAGCTGAGCATGTTGAAGGAGGGTATGTGGATAGAAGCCAAGCACGTGAAGAGAAAGGACCTACACACATACGTTTCTCCCAGTTTGCTCAAACGAGAAAGAAAGGTTAGCTATAATCAAAATTACTGTCACAGGATCTTAAGACGGATACTAATGATCGACTATCGTTTGCTTCAGGTTTCTGGCAGCGTACATAAAAACGGAAACATTGCTGGGAACGGAAACACCGGCAGCGTCTCACCGCGGAACCAAGGGGATCCAGCGAGTAGGAAGAGATTATCGGATCAGAACCCGGACACGTGCGGAAAGAAGCGAAGGGTCATCGACGGCGAACAGCAAGCCACGcag GGAGAAGATGGATCGTTAGTGGTCCAATCTTGTGGAGAAGACAGCAATTCCGGATTTAGCTTGGATGAATACAAACAAACATTGACAGCTACTAAGGATGTAAGAAATTGTACATATAATGAACAGTAA
- the Hrg gene encoding poly(A) polymerase hiiragi isoform X1 — protein sequence MWSSQGNNSNTNSSSNEKNLRTLGMTSAISVAEPKPSDLSRTNELKEALKPYNVFESEEELNHRMEILSKLNTLVKQWIRDTSIARNMPPNVAEQVGGKIYTFGSYRLGVHHKGADIDALCVVPRHIYRSDYFSSFFELLKMQEEVTDLRAVEEAFVPVIKMNFDGIEIDMLFAKLALKEIPDSMDLKDDMLLKNLDQKCVRSLNGCRVTDEILRLVPNIENFRLALRAIKLWAKRHGIYSNVLGYLGGVSWAMLVARTCQLYPNAVAATLIEKFFLVFSQWKWPQPVLLKQPDNVNLGFPVWDPRVNISDRYHLMPIITPAYPQQNSTFNVSVSTRTIMQEAFETGLSTTEEIIMGKATWDKLFDPPNFFGKYKHYIVLLARSLTAEDQLEWCGLVESKIRHLIGTLERNPHITLAHVNPEAFPPLEPEPEGHCSMWFIGLLFAKSENLNVDLTYDIKSFVESIQRQAEQLSMLKEGMWIEAKHVKRKDLHTYVSPSLLKRERKVSYNQNYCHRILRRILMIDYRLLQVSGSVHKNGNIAGNGNTGSVSPRNQGDPASRKRLSDQNPDTCGKKRRVIDGEQQATQGEDGSLVVQSCGEDSNSGFSLDEYKQTLTATKDEGPTGASTVAQEGYVCT from the exons atgtGGTCGTCACAAGGTAACAACTCGAACACGAATTCCTCGTCGAATGAGAAAAATCTGCGTACACTGGGTATGACGTCTGCTATCAGTGTAGCAGAGCCGAAACCCAGCGATCTTAGCAGGACAAACGAGTTGAAGGAAGCATTGAAACCTTATAATGTATTTGAGTCCGAGGAAGAACTGAATCATAGAATGGAAATTTTAAG CAAATTAAACACGCTGGTGAAACAGTGGATACGGGACACAAGTATTGCCAGAAATATGCCACCTAATGTTGCTGAACAAGTCGGcggtaaaatatatactttcggtTCATATAGGTTAGGGGTACATCACAAAGGCGCTGATATAGATGCCCTATGTGTTGTACCACGTCATATCTATAGGTCGGATTATTTTTCATCGTTCTTTGAATTACTCAAAATGCAAGAAGAAGTTACAGACTTGAGG GCAGTGGAGGAAGCATTTGTACCagttataaaaatgaattttgatgGCATCGAAATCGATATGCTATTTGCGAAACTAGCTCTTAAAGAAATTCCCGATTCAATG GATCTTAAGGATGACATGCTTCTGAAAAATCTCGATCAGAAATGCGTGAGAAGCCTTAATGGTTGCAGAGTAACAGACGAAATACTGCGCTTAGTAcctaatatagaaaattttaggTTGGCACTTAGAGCTATCAAATTATGGGCAAAGC GTCACGGCATATATAGCAATGTGCTGGGTTACTTAGGCGGCGTATCTTGGGCAATGTTGGTCGCGAGAACGTGTCAACTTTATCCAAATGCTGTTGCAGCAACactaatagaaaaatttttcctTGTATTTTCTCAGTGGAAATGGCCACAGCCAGTCCTCCTAAAGCAGCCCGATAACGTTAATCTCGGTTTTCCCGTTTGGGATCCAAGA GTAAATATATCAGACAGATATCATTTGATGCCAATAATCACGCCAGCGTATCCTCAAcaaaattcaacattcaatgtatcagtttcaacaaGAACCATTATGCAGGAAGCATTTGAAACTGGACTGTCGACAACGGAAGAGATCATCATGGGAAAAGCAACGTGGGACAAGTTGTTCGACCCACCGAACTTCTTTGGCAAATACAAGCATTACATTGTATTACTGGCCAGGAGTTTAACAGCGGAAGATCAGCTGGAATGGTGTGGCCTTGTTGAGTCGAAAATACGACACTTGATAG GTACACTGGAAAGGAATCCCCACATTACACTGGCGCACGTGAACCCGGAGGCTTTCCCACCGTTAGAACCAGAGCCGGAGGGGCACTGCTCCATGTGGTTCATCGGCTTGCTATTCGCCAAAAGCGAAAACTTGAATGTCGATCTGACGTACGATATAAAGTCCTTCGTGGAATCAA TTCAAAGGCAAGCCGAACAGCTGAGCATGTTGAAGGAGGGTATGTGGATAGAAGCCAAGCACGTGAAGAGAAAGGACCTACACACATACGTTTCTCCCAGTTTGCTCAAACGAGAAAGAAAGGTTAGCTATAATCAAAATTACTGTCACAGGATCTTAAGACGGATACTAATGATCGACTATCGTTTGCTTCAGGTTTCTGGCAGCGTACATAAAAACGGAAACATTGCTGGGAACGGAAACACCGGCAGCGTCTCACCGCGGAACCAAGGGGATCCAGCGAGTAGGAAGAGATTATCGGATCAGAACCCGGACACGTGCGGAAAGAAGCGAAGGGTCATCGACGGCGAACAGCAAGCCACGcag GGAGAAGATGGATCGTTAGTGGTCCAATCTTGTGGAGAAGACAGCAATTCCGGATTTAGCTTGGATGAATACAAACAAACATTGACAGCTACTAAGGAT GAGGGGCCGACTGGTGCATCTACAGTAGCGCAGGAAGGATACGTTTGCACTTGA
- the Hrg gene encoding poly(A) polymerase hiiragi isoform X3, with amino-acid sequence MWSSQGNNSNTNSSSNEKNLRTLGMTSAISVAEPKPSDLSRTNELKEALKPYNVFESEEELNHRMEILSKLNTLVKQWIRDTSIARNMPPNVAEQVGGKIYTFGSYRLGVHHKGADIDALCVVPRHIYRSDYFSSFFELLKMQEEVTDLRAVEEAFVPVIKMNFDGIEIDMLFAKLALKEIPDSMDLKDDMLLKNLDQKCVRSLNGCRVTDEILRLVPNIENFRLALRAIKLWAKRHGIYSNVLGYLGGVSWAMLVARTCQLYPNAVAATLIEKFFLVFSQWKWPQPVLLKQPDNVNLGFPVWDPRVNISDRYHLMPIITPAYPQQNSTFNVSVSTRTIMQEAFETGLSTTEEIIMGKATWDKLFDPPNFFGKYKHYIVLLARSLTAEDQLEWCGLVESKIRHLIGTLERNPHITLAHVNPEAFPPLEPEPEGHCSMWFIGLLFAKSENLNVDLTYDIKSFVESIQRQAEQLSMLKEGMWIEAKHVKRKDLHTYVSPSLLKRERKVSGSVHKNGNIAGNGNTGSVSPRNQGDPASRKRLSDQNPDTCGKKRRVIDGEQQATQGEDGSLVVQSCGEDSNSGFSLDEYKQTLTATKDEGPTGASTVAQEGYVCT; translated from the exons atgtGGTCGTCACAAGGTAACAACTCGAACACGAATTCCTCGTCGAATGAGAAAAATCTGCGTACACTGGGTATGACGTCTGCTATCAGTGTAGCAGAGCCGAAACCCAGCGATCTTAGCAGGACAAACGAGTTGAAGGAAGCATTGAAACCTTATAATGTATTTGAGTCCGAGGAAGAACTGAATCATAGAATGGAAATTTTAAG CAAATTAAACACGCTGGTGAAACAGTGGATACGGGACACAAGTATTGCCAGAAATATGCCACCTAATGTTGCTGAACAAGTCGGcggtaaaatatatactttcggtTCATATAGGTTAGGGGTACATCACAAAGGCGCTGATATAGATGCCCTATGTGTTGTACCACGTCATATCTATAGGTCGGATTATTTTTCATCGTTCTTTGAATTACTCAAAATGCAAGAAGAAGTTACAGACTTGAGG GCAGTGGAGGAAGCATTTGTACCagttataaaaatgaattttgatgGCATCGAAATCGATATGCTATTTGCGAAACTAGCTCTTAAAGAAATTCCCGATTCAATG GATCTTAAGGATGACATGCTTCTGAAAAATCTCGATCAGAAATGCGTGAGAAGCCTTAATGGTTGCAGAGTAACAGACGAAATACTGCGCTTAGTAcctaatatagaaaattttaggTTGGCACTTAGAGCTATCAAATTATGGGCAAAGC GTCACGGCATATATAGCAATGTGCTGGGTTACTTAGGCGGCGTATCTTGGGCAATGTTGGTCGCGAGAACGTGTCAACTTTATCCAAATGCTGTTGCAGCAACactaatagaaaaatttttcctTGTATTTTCTCAGTGGAAATGGCCACAGCCAGTCCTCCTAAAGCAGCCCGATAACGTTAATCTCGGTTTTCCCGTTTGGGATCCAAGA GTAAATATATCAGACAGATATCATTTGATGCCAATAATCACGCCAGCGTATCCTCAAcaaaattcaacattcaatgtatcagtttcaacaaGAACCATTATGCAGGAAGCATTTGAAACTGGACTGTCGACAACGGAAGAGATCATCATGGGAAAAGCAACGTGGGACAAGTTGTTCGACCCACCGAACTTCTTTGGCAAATACAAGCATTACATTGTATTACTGGCCAGGAGTTTAACAGCGGAAGATCAGCTGGAATGGTGTGGCCTTGTTGAGTCGAAAATACGACACTTGATAG GTACACTGGAAAGGAATCCCCACATTACACTGGCGCACGTGAACCCGGAGGCTTTCCCACCGTTAGAACCAGAGCCGGAGGGGCACTGCTCCATGTGGTTCATCGGCTTGCTATTCGCCAAAAGCGAAAACTTGAATGTCGATCTGACGTACGATATAAAGTCCTTCGTGGAATCAA TTCAAAGGCAAGCCGAACAGCTGAGCATGTTGAAGGAGGGTATGTGGATAGAAGCCAAGCACGTGAAGAGAAAGGACCTACACACATACGTTTCTCCCAGTTTGCTCAAACGAGAAAGAAAG GTTTCTGGCAGCGTACATAAAAACGGAAACATTGCTGGGAACGGAAACACCGGCAGCGTCTCACCGCGGAACCAAGGGGATCCAGCGAGTAGGAAGAGATTATCGGATCAGAACCCGGACACGTGCGGAAAGAAGCGAAGGGTCATCGACGGCGAACAGCAAGCCACGcag GGAGAAGATGGATCGTTAGTGGTCCAATCTTGTGGAGAAGACAGCAATTCCGGATTTAGCTTGGATGAATACAAACAAACATTGACAGCTACTAAGGAT GAGGGGCCGACTGGTGCATCTACAGTAGCGCAGGAAGGATACGTTTGCACTTGA